A portion of the Halalkalicoccus subterraneus genome contains these proteins:
- a CDS encoding AI-2E family transporter: MNKQRGFLLFSLALSGLVGLYVVLPFIEYVLASVLLAYALYPLHARLAPHIGPRLSPIALIALTGGVVVLPFVLVSLALVRDLRALAAGESGLRIGEVEASIATYTGREVDIEGLAMLGAEMAFESSFDGITELFGAALQALFGLALVLFLLYYLLKDGACFVSWLKEATPLPPDVTDRLYCRIDATTWAVIVGHIFVAFVQGLAGGIGLLIAGVPSPVFWTAVMVLLALLPLIGAFLVWAPAGVYLLLIGQPYAGLFLLVYGVVVVSMIDNYLRPIVIDSGAQLNPGVILVGVFGGIYSLGFVGLFVGPIALGILGATLSTVTNDYHRL; encoded by the coding sequence ATGAACAAACAACGGGGCTTCCTCCTCTTTTCCCTCGCGCTCTCGGGACTGGTGGGGCTGTACGTGGTTCTCCCCTTCATCGAGTACGTGCTTGCGTCGGTCCTCCTGGCGTACGCCCTCTACCCGCTGCACGCGCGGCTTGCCCCCCACATTGGACCGCGGCTTTCCCCGATCGCCCTGATCGCCCTCACGGGAGGGGTGGTCGTCCTCCCGTTCGTCCTCGTGTCGCTCGCACTCGTGCGCGACCTCCGGGCGCTCGCGGCCGGCGAGAGCGGGCTCCGTATCGGGGAGGTCGAGGCGTCCATCGCGACCTACACCGGTCGCGAGGTCGACATCGAGGGGCTGGCGATGCTCGGAGCGGAGATGGCCTTCGAGTCGTCGTTTGACGGCATTACCGAACTCTTCGGCGCGGCGCTCCAGGCGCTGTTCGGGCTCGCGCTCGTGCTGTTCTTGCTCTACTACCTGCTCAAGGACGGGGCGTGTTTCGTCTCGTGGCTGAAGGAGGCGACACCCCTTCCTCCGGACGTGACCGACCGGCTGTACTGTCGCATCGACGCGACCACGTGGGCGGTGATCGTCGGGCACATCTTCGTCGCGTTCGTCCAGGGACTGGCCGGCGGGATCGGGCTGCTGATCGCGGGGGTGCCAAGCCCCGTCTTCTGGACGGCCGTGATGGTCCTGCTCGCCCTGTTGCCGCTGATCGGGGCGTTTCTGGTTTGGGCCCCGGCGGGCGTCTACCTGTTGTTGATCGGCCAGCCCTACGCGGGGCTCTTCTTGCTCGTCTACGGGGTCGTCGTCGTGAGCATGATCGACAACTACCTCCGGCCGATCGTCATCGACTCGGGGGCGCAGCTCAATCCCGGCGTGATCTTGGTCGGCGTCTTCGGCGGGATCTACTCGCTGGGGTTCGTCGGGCTGTTCGTCGGCCCGATCGCGCTCGGGATCCTGGGTGCGACCCTCTCGACGGTCACGAACGACTACCACCGCCTGTGA
- a CDS encoding SDR family NAD(P)-dependent oxidoreductase, with translation MTTTAEGQLAGQAALVTGASSGIGAATARALADAGASVALAARREERLEELADEIESDGGEAFVVPTDATDESQVREMVDTTVEEFGGLDVLVNNAGVMLLEPIAEADPDDWQQMLDLNVQGLMVASQAALGHMQEEGAGDIVNLSSVAGRKAYAGSSGYNASKFGVTAFSEALREEVVDSDVRVTTIEPGVVDTELAEHIPDKDQKEQIEGMMDEMEPLRPEDIARSIRFAVTQPSHVDINELLIRPTRQEL, from the coding sequence ATGACAACGACCGCTGAGGGTCAGCTGGCAGGACAGGCCGCGCTCGTCACCGGGGCGTCCTCGGGCATCGGCGCCGCGACCGCACGCGCGCTCGCCGACGCAGGCGCATCGGTCGCGCTCGCTGCGCGCCGCGAGGAACGCCTCGAAGAGCTCGCCGACGAGATCGAATCCGACGGCGGCGAGGCGTTCGTCGTGCCGACCGACGCCACCGACGAATCGCAGGTCCGTGAGATGGTCGACACCACCGTTGAGGAGTTCGGCGGGCTCGACGTGCTGGTCAACAACGCGGGCGTCATGCTTCTCGAACCGATCGCGGAGGCCGACCCCGACGACTGGCAGCAGATGCTCGACCTCAACGTCCAGGGGCTGATGGTCGCCTCGCAGGCCGCCCTCGGACACATGCAAGAGGAGGGTGCGGGCGACATCGTGAACCTCTCGTCGGTCGCCGGCCGGAAGGCGTATGCGGGATCGAGCGGCTACAACGCCTCGAAGTTCGGCGTCACCGCCTTCTCGGAGGCGCTTCGCGAGGAGGTCGTCGATTCGGACGTCCGGGTCACGACCATCGAACCCGGCGTGGTCGACACCGAACTCGCAGAGCACATCCCCGACAAGGACCAAAAGGAGCAGATCGAGGGGATGATGGACGAGATGGAGCCGCTCCGTCCGGAGGACATCGCCCGCTCGATCCGCTTTGCGGTGACCCAGCCCAGCCACGTCGATATCAACGAACTACTGATCCGGCCCACGCGCCAGGAACTGTAG
- a CDS encoding HAD family hydrolase, with product MADEPRRIDDGWEAIVYDLDGTLVDLAVDWDEVATAVVKTFAERDVDTSGTLWDLLERASEVDLRERVEEIIAEYERGGAHRSVRLALAEQVVAEDRPVAVCSLNCEEACRIALEEHGLTEHVDAVIGRDSVAKPKPDPEPLVAAARALGVPLGRTVFVGDTDRDAITAERAGTGFLYVRDLD from the coding sequence ATGGCAGACGAGCCACGTCGGATCGACGACGGCTGGGAGGCGATCGTCTACGACCTCGACGGGACGCTCGTGGACCTGGCGGTCGACTGGGACGAGGTCGCGACCGCGGTGGTGAAGACGTTCGCCGAACGGGACGTCGACACCAGCGGCACCCTCTGGGACCTGCTCGAACGCGCCTCGGAGGTCGATCTGCGGGAACGAGTCGAGGAGATCATCGCCGAGTACGAACGCGGAGGCGCCCACCGCTCCGTGCGCTTGGCCCTCGCCGAGCAGGTCGTCGCCGAGGACCGCCCGGTCGCGGTCTGCTCGCTCAACTGCGAGGAGGCCTGCCGGATCGCACTCGAGGAACACGGCCTCACGGAGCACGTCGACGCGGTGATCGGCCGGGACTCGGTTGCGAAGCCCAAACCCGACCCCGAGCCGCTGGTGGCGGCCGCCAGGGCCCTCGGCGTTCCGCTCGGTCGGACGGTGTTCGTCGGGGACACCGACAGGGACGCGATCACGGCCGAGCGCGCCGGAACCGGGTTTCTGTACGTCCGGGACCTCGATTAG
- a CDS encoding DUF5822 domain-containing protein: MPEPVERHDPEGTDYGWVMQVTFVLTIVVGAPVVALLSTGTTLPTWGDRLEFTIRVGSVVWIAIGLTTFLYARRRAADD; the protein is encoded by the coding sequence GTGCCAGAACCTGTCGAGCGCCACGATCCGGAGGGAACCGACTACGGGTGGGTCATGCAGGTGACGTTCGTCCTCACCATCGTCGTCGGCGCGCCGGTCGTCGCGCTGCTCTCGACGGGGACGACGCTGCCGACGTGGGGCGATCGACTCGAGTTCACGATCAGAGTCGGGTCGGTCGTCTGGATCGCTATCGGGCTTACGACGTTCCTCTACGCACGAAGACGGGCCGCGGACGACTAA
- a CDS encoding cytochrome P450, which translates to MAQSDDQQFLTLPAEAATTARQRDPFPWFRERHAESPVRYDPDRRSWDVFGYAAVKRVLGDPEAFTSNGSMATGGDLDIIGTSLINTDPPRHDRLRSMVESFFRPGAIADLESDVERIASDLLDEAESEMDLVEEFAYPLPVMMIAELLGVPTEDRAQFREWSLGLAGDTDLVDPTTVNTDRAERIQGELGVYLTDLIEQRKADPRDDLVSALIEEDLSEWDLLGFCALLLVAGNITTTNLLTNAVRSFSDAEDGEAIHEDLPAATEETIRYRAPVQAIARYATRDATVAGERIEAGEHVHVWLGAANHDPTVFDSPEMFRPGREVAHVGFGHGIHYCLGAQFARLEARVALETLYDRYPNLAVVDGEHPPVTSPFLHGLRSLPVRLE; encoded by the coding sequence ATGGCTCAGTCCGACGATCAGCAGTTTCTCACTCTTCCGGCGGAGGCCGCGACGACCGCGCGTCAGCGGGATCCGTTCCCGTGGTTCCGGGAGCGCCACGCCGAGTCACCGGTCCGGTACGATCCCGACAGGCGGTCGTGGGACGTCTTCGGCTACGCGGCGGTCAAACGGGTGCTCGGCGATCCCGAGGCGTTCACCTCGAACGGCTCGATGGCCACTGGGGGCGACCTCGATATCATCGGCACGTCGCTGATCAACACCGATCCGCCGCGCCACGATCGGCTGCGCTCGATGGTCGAATCCTTCTTCCGTCCGGGGGCCATCGCCGACCTCGAATCCGACGTCGAACGGATCGCGAGCGACTTACTCGACGAGGCCGAATCGGAGATGGATCTCGTCGAGGAGTTCGCCTACCCCCTACCGGTGATGATGATCGCCGAACTGCTCGGCGTCCCGACGGAAGACCGCGCGCAGTTCCGCGAGTGGTCGCTCGGCCTCGCCGGCGACACCGATCTGGTGGATCCCACGACGGTCAACACCGACCGCGCCGAGCGGATCCAGGGCGAACTCGGGGTCTATCTCACCGACCTCATCGAGCAGCGGAAGGCCGATCCCCGCGACGATCTCGTCTCCGCGCTCATCGAGGAAGACCTGAGCGAATGGGATCTGTTGGGGTTCTGTGCGCTGTTGCTCGTCGCGGGCAACATCACGACGACGAACCTCCTCACGAACGCCGTCCGGTCGTTTTCGGACGCCGAAGACGGCGAGGCGATCCACGAGGACCTTCCGGCGGCGACTGAGGAGACGATCCGGTATCGCGCGCCCGTTCAGGCGATCGCGCGCTACGCCACTCGGGACGCCACGGTCGCCGGCGAGCGGATCGAGGCGGGCGAGCACGTCCACGTCTGGCTCGGGGCCGCCAACCACGATCCGACCGTCTTCGACTCGCCGGAGATGTTTCGACCCGGACGCGAGGTCGCACACGTCGGGTTCGGCCACGGGATCCACTACTGTCTGGGCGCACAGTTCGCCCGGCTCGAAGCGCGCGTCGCGCTCGAAACCCTCTACGATCGGTATCCGAACCTCGCGGTCGTCGACGGGGAGCACCCGCCGGTGACGAGCCCGTTCCTCCATGGGCTTCGCTCGCTGCCGGTCCGACTGGAGTGA
- the panB gene encoding 3-methyl-2-oxobutanoate hydroxymethyltransferase translates to MPTVADLRTSEEPITMLTAYDAPTAELIEAAGIDVVLVGDSMGNAVLGHETTLPVTTEEVASRTAAVSRATDDVLVVADMPFLSVGVSEESSIENAGRMVKEAGADAVKLESGPHTVELTERLVELGIPVMAHLGLTPQRVNQLGGYGRQGTTKDAAREILDLARAHEEAGAFSLVLEHVPANLAAGITEELSIPTIGIGAGPDCDGQVLVITDVIGLGKWSPPFSTQFGDVRSEIESAVGAYKEAVESGEFPAEEHSETVEEVDDVY, encoded by the coding sequence ATGCCGACCGTTGCGGACCTGCGCACCAGCGAAGAGCCGATCACGATGCTGACCGCGTACGACGCCCCCACGGCCGAACTGATCGAGGCCGCGGGAATCGACGTCGTCCTCGTCGGCGACAGCATGGGAAACGCCGTTTTGGGCCACGAAACGACGCTTCCCGTCACCACCGAGGAGGTCGCGAGCCGGACCGCCGCCGTCTCGCGCGCGACCGATGACGTCCTCGTCGTCGCGGACATGCCGTTTCTCTCCGTCGGCGTGAGCGAGGAGAGTAGTATAGAGAACGCCGGCCGGATGGTCAAGGAGGCCGGCGCGGACGCCGTCAAACTCGAAAGCGGACCCCACACCGTCGAGCTGACCGAGCGGCTCGTCGAGTTGGGGATCCCCGTGATGGCTCACCTCGGACTCACGCCACAACGTGTCAACCAGCTCGGCGGCTACGGCCGCCAAGGCACCACGAAGGACGCGGCACGGGAGATCCTCGACCTCGCGCGCGCCCACGAGGAGGCCGGCGCGTTCTCGCTCGTGCTCGAACACGTCCCCGCAAACCTCGCCGCCGGGATCACCGAGGAGCTCTCGATCCCGACGATCGGGATCGGTGCCGGACCCGACTGTGACGGGCAAGTACTGGTGATCACCGACGTGATCGGACTGGGCAAGTGGTCCCCGCCCTTCTCGACGCAGTTCGGCGACGTGCGAAGCGAGATCGAATCCGCGGTCGGAGCGTACAAGGAGGCCGTCGAGAGCGGGGAGTTCCCCGCCGAGGAACACTCCGAAACGGTCGAGGAAGTGGACGATGTCTACTGA
- a CDS encoding alpha/beta fold hydrolase: protein METVSHHGRETAYERHDRGGSGESMLCIHGSGGSRGVWKSQSRLADERPVVALDLSGHGDSEDIEADAGFSTLSAYADDVLAVARETDSRILVGNSLGGAVALHIALRREFEPVALVLAGTGARLAVLEDLLAWLAEDFERAVEFLHEPGHLFSEAADEHLLAHSRECMESCGRAVVERDFKSCHTFDVRGELDRIDAPTLAVCGEHDRLTPVQYHEYLAEEIPDGEFETIPEAAHLAILERSEEFNGVVSKFLDQ, encoded by the coding sequence ATGGAAACCGTCTCGCATCACGGCCGGGAGACCGCCTACGAACGCCACGACCGGGGTGGATCGGGCGAGTCGATGCTGTGCATCCACGGGAGCGGCGGCTCGCGCGGCGTCTGGAAGTCACAGTCCCGACTGGCCGACGAACGGCCCGTGGTCGCGCTCGATCTGTCGGGTCACGGTGACAGCGAGGATATCGAGGCCGACGCGGGCTTCAGTACGCTGTCGGCGTACGCCGACGACGTGCTCGCGGTCGCGCGTGAGACGGACTCACGGATCCTCGTCGGCAACTCGCTGGGCGGGGCCGTTGCCCTCCACATCGCGCTCCGTCGCGAGTTCGAACCCGTTGCGCTCGTACTGGCCGGTACGGGCGCGCGACTCGCCGTCCTCGAAGACCTGCTCGCGTGGCTCGCCGAGGATTTCGAGCGGGCGGTCGAGTTCCTCCACGAACCCGGCCACCTCTTCTCCGAGGCCGCCGACGAGCACCTCCTCGCCCACTCACGGGAGTGTATGGAATCGTGCGGGCGCGCGGTGGTCGAACGCGACTTCAAGAGCTGTCACACCTTTGACGTGCGCGGCGAACTCGACCGAATCGACGCCCCGACGCTCGCGGTCTGTGGCGAACACGACCGGCTGACTCCCGTCCAATACCACGAGTATTTGGCCGAGGAGATCCCCGATGGTGAGTTCGAAACGATTCCTGAGGCCGCCCACCTGGCGATACTCGAACGATCCGAGGAGTTCAACGGAGTCGTTTCGAAGTTCCTCGATCAGTAG
- a CDS encoding Hsp20/alpha crystallin family protein, whose product MNPQHRADGRETFARQYEYDDGTVVAVDLGTEASDATVDVVGGTAIVVVDTTEGERQEEFDLPADDARAFIRNGVLTIEVNA is encoded by the coding sequence ATGAATCCACAACACAGAGCGGACGGGCGCGAGACGTTCGCACGACAGTACGAGTACGACGACGGGACCGTGGTCGCCGTGGACCTCGGAACGGAAGCGAGCGACGCGACCGTCGACGTCGTCGGTGGGACGGCGATCGTCGTCGTCGACACCACCGAGGGCGAGCGCCAGGAGGAGTTCGACCTCCCGGCGGATGACGCACGAGCGTTTATCAGAAACGGCGTTCTCACGATAGAGGTGAACGCATGA
- a CDS encoding CDC48 family AAA ATPase: MSEKLTVKPLKQKDAGRGLAAIDRVSMQELDLENGDYILIEGSNDRAVARVWPGYPEDDGRGVIRIDGRLRQEAGVGIDDRAEVSKAEVKPATEITIATPQNLRIQGNIGPLVRDRLSGQAITQGQTVRVGFGIGPMSGGGREIPLKIANTSPSGTVVVTDGTDITISEKPAEQIHEGAPSEGARGGTPNITYEDIGGLDRELEQVREMIELPMRHPELFQQLGIEPPKGVLLHGPPGTGKTLMAKAVANEVDASFHTISGPEIMSKYYGESEEQLREMFEEAEEQAPAIVFIDELDSIAPKRGETSGDVERRVVAQLLSLMDGLEERGQVIVIGATNRVDAIDPALRRGGRFDREIEIGVPDKEGRREILQVHTRGMPLADGIDLEQYAENTHGFVGADVATLTREAAMNALRRIRPELDLESEEIDADVLDDLQVTEEDFKQARKGIEPSALREVFVEVPDTSWEQVGGLEDTKERLRETIQWPLEYPDVFESMDLDAAKGVLLYGPPGTGKTLLAKAVANEAESNFISVKGPELLNKFVGESEKGVREVFSKARENAPTVIFFDEIDSVAGERGRNSGDSGVGERMVSQLLTELDGLEELEDVVVVATTNRPDLIDSALLRPGRLDRHVHVPVPDVEARRAIFAVHTREKPLAEDVDLDELAEETEGYVGADIEAVCREASMAATREFINSVGPEEAANSVGNVRVSREHFEQALGEVNPSVTPETRERYTEIEERFDQGGAELEDQEVSRTFQ; the protein is encoded by the coding sequence ATGAGCGAGAAACTCACCGTCAAGCCACTGAAACAGAAGGACGCCGGCCGCGGGCTCGCGGCCATCGACCGCGTGTCGATGCAGGAACTGGACCTCGAAAACGGGGATTACATCCTCATCGAGGGCAGCAACGACCGCGCGGTCGCGCGTGTCTGGCCGGGTTACCCCGAGGACGACGGCCGCGGCGTGATCCGTATCGATGGCCGCCTGCGCCAGGAGGCCGGCGTCGGTATCGACGACCGCGCCGAGGTATCGAAGGCGGAGGTCAAACCCGCCACCGAGATCACGATCGCGACCCCGCAGAACCTGCGGATCCAGGGCAACATCGGGCCGCTGGTCCGCGACCGACTGAGCGGGCAGGCGATCACACAGGGCCAAACGGTACGGGTCGGCTTCGGGATCGGCCCGATGTCCGGCGGCGGCCGCGAGATCCCGTTGAAGATCGCCAACACCTCGCCGTCGGGGACCGTCGTCGTCACTGACGGCACGGATATCACCATCAGCGAGAAGCCCGCCGAGCAGATCCACGAGGGGGCTCCCTCCGAGGGAGCGCGCGGCGGCACGCCGAACATCACCTACGAGGACATCGGCGGGCTCGACCGCGAGCTCGAACAAGTCCGAGAGATGATCGAGCTGCCGATGCGCCACCCCGAGCTGTTCCAGCAGCTCGGCATCGAACCGCCCAAGGGCGTGTTGCTGCACGGCCCGCCCGGAACGGGTAAGACGCTGATGGCGAAGGCGGTCGCAAACGAGGTCGACGCCAGCTTCCATACGATCTCCGGGCCGGAGATCATGTCGAAGTACTACGGCGAGAGCGAGGAGCAGCTCCGGGAGATGTTCGAGGAGGCAGAAGAGCAGGCCCCCGCAATCGTCTTCATCGACGAGCTCGACTCGATCGCGCCAAAGCGCGGCGAGACCAGCGGCGACGTCGAGCGCCGGGTGGTCGCCCAGCTGCTCAGTCTCATGGACGGCCTCGAGGAGCGCGGCCAAGTCATCGTCATCGGCGCGACCAACCGCGTCGATGCGATCGATCCAGCGCTGCGCCGTGGCGGCCGTTTCGACCGCGAGATCGAGATCGGCGTCCCCGACAAGGAGGGCCGTCGCGAGATCCTGCAGGTCCACACCCGCGGAATGCCGCTTGCCGACGGAATCGACCTCGAACAGTACGCCGAGAACACCCACGGGTTCGTCGGCGCGGACGTCGCGACACTGACCCGCGAGGCGGCGATGAACGCCCTCAGGAGGATCCGCCCCGAACTCGACCTCGAGAGCGAGGAGATCGACGCCGACGTGCTCGACGACCTGCAGGTGACCGAGGAGGACTTCAAGCAGGCTCGAAAGGGCATCGAGCCCTCCGCGCTTCGGGAGGTGTTCGTCGAGGTGCCGGACACCTCTTGGGAGCAGGTCGGCGGGCTCGAGGACACCAAAGAGCGCCTCCGCGAGACGATCCAGTGGCCACTCGAGTACCCCGATGTGTTCGAGTCGATGGATCTGGACGCCGCGAAGGGCGTCCTGCTGTACGGCCCGCCGGGCACCGGGAAGACCCTGCTTGCGAAAGCCGTCGCCAACGAGGCCGAGTCGAACTTCATCTCGGTCAAGGGCCCCGAACTGCTCAACAAGTTCGTCGGCGAATCGGAGAAAGGAGTACGAGAAGTGTTCAGCAAGGCCCGCGAGAACGCCCCGACGGTGATCTTCTTCGACGAGATCGACTCGGTCGCGGGCGAGCGCGGGCGCAACTCGGGCGACTCGGGCGTCGGCGAGCGGATGGTCAGCCAGCTACTGACCGAACTCGACGGGCTCGAGGAACTGGAGGACGTCGTCGTGGTCGCGACGACCAACCGGCCGGACCTGATCGACTCGGCGCTACTCCGACCAGGGCGACTCGACCGACACGTCCACGTGCCCGTCCCCGACGTCGAGGCCCGCCGGGCGATCTTCGCAGTCCACACACGCGAGAAGCCGCTCGCCGAGGACGTGGATCTCGACGAACTCGCCGAGGAAACTGAGGGATACGTCGGCGCGGACATCGAGGCGGTCTGTCGGGAGGCCTCGATGGCCGCAACCCGCGAGTTCATCAACAGCGTCGGCCCCGAGGAGGCCGCAAACAGCGTCGGTAACGTCCGGGTGAGCCGCGAGCACTTCGAGCAGGCCCTCGGGGAGGTGAACCCGAGCGTCACTCCCGAGACCCGCGAGCGCTACACCGAAATCGAGGAGCGTTTCGATCAGGGTGGCGCCGAACTCGAGGATCAGGAAGTCAGTCGCACCTTCCAGTAA
- a CDS encoding DNA replication complex subunit Gins51 has translation MDLDELQSVKDTERGKDSLQHLPDSFYADVADHLASLKDERSARASEADDPFDDPEIQRLTSEIDSTEQVVESIYERRVGKLVKLASFAAADMPADEEGLTSEERELFSDLVARIKDNRGHVLDVLAGESDAGAVNPDQTGSTGSAGSAESVDSTEPNEEPTRSPEPEDSPVTSDSTIDAADLMGDGSEDGIPSAAGAVTDGTGTTEGTTTESNRTTGSGGSASTPADDPSNADSDPESHPDAGMGESDDIARTTLRIIRDVGEIVGIDDREYELAADDIVTLPEANAGALVQREAAERLE, from the coding sequence GTGGATCTCGACGAACTCCAGTCGGTCAAGGACACCGAGCGGGGTAAGGACAGCCTTCAGCACCTCCCCGATTCCTTTTACGCCGATGTCGCGGACCACCTCGCGTCGCTGAAAGACGAGCGGAGCGCGCGCGCAAGCGAGGCCGACGACCCCTTCGACGATCCTGAGATCCAGCGTCTGACGAGCGAGATCGACTCGACCGAGCAGGTCGTCGAATCCATCTACGAGCGCCGCGTCGGCAAGCTCGTCAAGCTCGCGAGCTTCGCCGCCGCGGACATGCCCGCCGACGAGGAGGGACTCACCAGCGAGGAACGCGAGCTGTTTTCCGACCTCGTCGCCCGGATCAAGGACAACCGCGGGCACGTGCTTGACGTGCTCGCCGGGGAAAGCGACGCCGGGGCGGTAAATCCGGATCAGACTGGATCGACCGGGTCAGCCGGATCGGCTGAGTCGGTCGATTCGACCGAGCCAAACGAGGAGCCGACCCGATCACCCGAACCGGAAGACTCGCCCGTCACGTCGGACTCGACGATCGACGCTGCCGACCTCATGGGTGACGGGTCCGAGGACGGAATCCCCTCGGCCGCCGGCGCGGTGACCGACGGAACCGGGACGACCGAGGGAACGACGACGGAGTCGAACCGAACGACCGGTTCCGGGGGATCGGCGTCGACGCCGGCGGACGACCCTTCGAACGCGGATTCAGATCCGGAGTCGCATCCCGACGCGGGGATGGGCGAATCCGACGACATCGCGCGGACGACCCTCCGGATCATCCGCGACGTCGGCGAGATCGTCGGAATCGACGACCGGGAGTACGAGCTCGCGGCCGACGACATCGTCACCCTGCCCGAGGCCAACGCCGGCGCGCTCGTCCAACGTGAGGCCGCAGAACGACTGGAGTAA
- the priS gene encoding DNA primase small subunit PriS, protein MEERTCAYLRGRFRDHYRRTSVTLPPEATEREWGYIPWRTGTTTMIRHRSLLDLGEIGDFLARERPRHVYFSAGRYDDPGAGSMGEKDWRGSDLIFDLDADHLPGVVPGEDSYGEMLETCKGALYKLLSFLDDDFGFEELTVVFSGGRGYHVHVRDPGVQDLERDARREIVDYVRGIGLEFEELITRETVAGLGRRTPAEKRTLDIRGGWSKRAHEHVVALVDDLADADEETAIDRLRQFEGIGEGKAKAALRAMHENREEIEAGNIDVHPAFFSLARRVVAESVARENAPIDEPVTTDTNRLIRLPGSLHGGSGLAVQRLDRTELEEFDPLIDAVPETFRNHEITVELDEARRVELGGLDRSLTPGTHTLPEYAGIFLMARGWAEKGRE, encoded by the coding sequence ATGGAGGAGCGAACGTGCGCGTACCTTCGGGGGCGGTTTCGGGACCACTACCGCCGGACATCGGTGACCCTGCCGCCCGAAGCCACCGAGCGCGAGTGGGGGTATATCCCGTGGCGCACGGGCACGACGACGATGATCCGCCACCGGTCCCTGCTCGACCTGGGCGAAATCGGGGACTTCCTCGCGCGCGAGCGCCCCCGACACGTCTACTTCTCGGCGGGGCGCTACGACGATCCCGGCGCGGGCTCGATGGGCGAGAAGGACTGGCGCGGTTCGGATCTGATCTTCGATCTCGACGCCGACCACCTGCCCGGAGTGGTCCCCGGCGAGGACTCGTATGGCGAAATGCTCGAGACCTGCAAGGGAGCGCTCTACAAACTGCTGTCCTTTCTCGACGACGACTTCGGGTTCGAGGAGCTGACGGTCGTCTTCTCGGGAGGACGCGGCTATCACGTTCACGTCCGCGATCCGGGCGTTCAGGACCTCGAACGCGACGCACGCCGGGAGATCGTCGACTACGTCCGCGGGATCGGGCTGGAGTTCGAGGAGCTGATCACCCGCGAGACGGTCGCTGGCCTCGGGCGGCGAACCCCCGCCGAGAAACGTACCCTCGACATCCGCGGCGGCTGGTCGAAGCGCGCCCACGAGCACGTCGTGGCGCTCGTCGACGATCTCGCCGACGCGGACGAGGAGACCGCAATCGATCGTCTCCGGCAGTTCGAGGGAATCGGCGAGGGGAAGGCGAAGGCGGCCCTGCGGGCGATGCACGAGAACCGCGAGGAGATAGAGGCGGGCAACATCGACGTCCATCCCGCCTTCTTCAGCCTCGCCCGGCGGGTCGTCGCCGAGAGCGTCGCCCGGGAGAACGCTCCCATCGACGAACCGGTAACGACCGACACCAACCGGCTCATCCGCCTTCCGGGAAGCCTGCATGGCGGCAGCGGGCTCGCCGTCCAGCGACTGGACCGCACGGAGCTGGAGGAGTTCGACCCGCTGATCGATGCGGTCCCCGAGACGTTTCGGAACCACGAGATAACGGTCGAACTCGACGAGGCCCGTCGGGTGGAACTGGGCGGGCTCGATCGGTCGCTCACGCCCGGAACGCACACGCTACCCGAGTACGCGGGGATCTTTCTGATGGCGCGAGGCTGGGCGGAGAAGGGGCGCGAGTGA
- a CDS encoding GNAT family N-acetyltransferase: MSVNVDLQVVGPGDDTHVETAWRLKEDIRLREDVLKQRRGFFTDAYRRSTVHLLFIDGRLVGFAATRRDGYLLFLAVDPEYRGQGFGKRLIDLVAEENRTVTCHARTTNEEALAFYEQLGFEIVRRIENYYEDGGASFYLKRGGDDGIAGRLSEYLRR, encoded by the coding sequence GTGAGTGTCAACGTCGATCTGCAGGTCGTTGGGCCGGGCGACGATACCCACGTCGAAACCGCGTGGCGACTGAAGGAGGACATCCGGTTGCGTGAGGACGTGCTCAAACAGCGCCGTGGTTTCTTCACCGACGCGTACCGGCGCTCGACGGTCCATCTCCTCTTTATCGACGGCCGGCTCGTCGGGTTTGCGGCCACGCGCCGGGACGGCTACCTCCTCTTTCTCGCGGTCGACCCCGAATACAGGGGACAGGGCTTCGGCAAGCGCTTGATCGATCTGGTCGCCGAGGAGAACCGTACCGTGACCTGTCACGCCCGGACAACGAACGAGGAAGCGCTCGCCTTCTACGAACAGTTGGGATTCGAGATCGTCCGCCGGATCGAGAACTACTACGAGGACGGCGGTGCGTCGTTCTACCTCAAGCGCGGCGGTGACGACGGGATCGCCGGGCGGCTCTCGGAGTACCTCCGCCGCTGA